The segment ggaaatttgcagatgacacaaagattggccgagtagtagatagtgtagaggatagccataatctccaaaacgatatagatgggttggtagagtgggcggtaaagtggcagatggattttaacatagagaatccctctgcacctccatccctcaccaggataGTCCGAGGGCtgtccacttcttccttgaacagaggcccgagcaaTGCCCGTCCACCACCACTCCTCTGTCTTGCTgagcttgttctctcactgaacaatttctccttaagcttgtctcactttctccaaagaaaaggtgtggctatgggtacccacatgggtcccagttatgcctgtctctttatggggtatgtggaacatttctttgTTCCTGTCCTActcagcacccccctccccccccccccgccaaactcTCTTTCTCAGTACATCGACGActgttttggtgccgcttcatgctctcggctggacctggaaaaatgtatcaattttgcttccaatttccacccctccatcacaatcacatggtccatctccgacacttcctttcccttccttgatctctctgtctccatttctggtgatggactgtccaccaatattcactacaagcccaccgactcccaaagCTACCTTGACTATAACTCCtcgcaccctgcttcctgtaaggactctgtcccattctctcagttactTTGCCTCTGttacatctattctgatgatgcaatTTCCAAAAcgatgcttctgacatgtcttccttcttcctttaccGTGGTTTCCgaaccactgtggttgacagggccctcaaccatgtccaacccatctcccgcgcctctgccctcgtaccttcctctccctcccagaactatgatagggaccccttgtccttacttttcaccccaccagcctctgcattcaaaacaTCACCCTCCGCCATTTCAACCAATTCCAgcacaatgccaccaccaaacacatcttcctctcaccCCCCTTGTCAGCATTTCGTAGAGACCGTTCCCTCCTGGACAcactggtccattcctccatcactcccaacacctcattCCCTTCCCACGAGTTGCCTTAGGTGCAATACCTGtccctttatctcctccctcctcactgtccaagggcccaaacactcctttcaggtgaagcaatgcttcacttgcacctccttcaatttggtctaatgctcccaatgaggtctcctctaaattggggagaccaaaagcagactgagCAACTGCTTTGCGGATCACCTTCGCTCTgtcgcaagcatgactcagacctgcctgtcgcttaccatttcaacacaccattctgctctcatgtccaaatgtccgtccttggcctgctgcaatgttccgacacagtccaatgcaaacaggagcaacagcacctcatttcCCGGTtcggcaatttacagccttccagacttaacattgagctcaacaactttagaccgtgaaccctcctctatcttcaccccttttttaatccccttttaaaaaaaattatttttttatctACTtacttccatttttattcattgtttaatccccttttttaaatccctttttctATTCATTTTCCCCAactgctgccccctccccccaccccatccccaaaagggccatctgttatttgttccatgttctttcacacagtgctgacccttgttctgctattgacacgttctgctttcttacctttatgccactatcagcacctcctttagctcttaccactaccattaacactccttgtctttttgtctatgacatctttatcaatctctccttagcccccacctatctctgacctcctttccagcttcacctgctccacccccctaaacttcagagctaaagaatagaaatgtgatgaaatttcatcacatttttacttctctttagctctgaagaagggtcatatggactcaaaatgttaactctgtttctctctccacagatgctgtcagacctgctaagtttttccagcattttgtgtttttatttcagatttccagcatctgcaatattttgcttttatccagatGTCAACATGTTTATCATTCTGTCCAATTGTCCCAGTACTTATTTCAAGACTGTCTTGGTTACCTTGTTTCACAATGTGGCAACAAAAATAAGTCAACAGGGAGAAACCTCACATCCTACACCTTAAAGGAAGTTGATGGGTATCATGGGAATAAACAATTAACCTTTTCATTGTTTCTAACTACAATACAAATCCACAATCCGTATATaaataaaaaggaaacaaaaacttCAATCATGTGAGATTAAATCAACTTCTAAccctatgtatgtttgtgtgcacaATTAGGGATCTTAAGGGTGCTGCTAGTGTCCTAAGAGAGCAGCAGGATTTTGGATCAAGTACCTGTACTAACAGATGATGGGGACACAAAAACCTAGTGCATTCAGGTGCATCAATTTTAGTTGGCTTCATTTCTGATGGCTCCCAAGGCTTGGTACGTTAAATCAGCTGTGGCCAAAGCTGAACAATCCACCTGATCAAAGGGTAGTGTGCTACTGGCTGAGTATGCCACATACTTTGTCAGTAGCACAATGTGACCCTAATCTGCTTCCAGGCTGGTTCATAGTAATGAGATCACAAAAGGGGATTGATTGAATGTAGAATTCATAGTAAGGGCATTTCTTTTCTCTAATAAATCTTAAGTGATAAACCTAAAGAATTTTCACTGCTTAAAAGTTGGCATTATGAGATAGGACTATATAGTATTATTTCTGAAACATAAAATTAGTTTGGAATGGATATGCAGATAAGTTTGTTGATATAATGTTTTCCTTGTCTAATTTGTAGTATTGTTCTAATTGctgtttaaaaaatgaaaatatattATGACTTTAGGGTGTAGACTTTTTATATTCAAATGTTATTTAAATAAGTTTTAAACCATCTTTTGCATTGAAAATACATTCTTATCCAAAATCTAATTAAATGTTAAGGACATGTTTCAGTCTTTCTGTATATTATGTTCAATTTCTAAACATTTCTTagtattttttttttcaacttttaCAGAAGAGGTAGACTACAATCTCTTTGGCACAGATTCACTGACACGAAAGAAAAAACCTTTGGGTGGTCTCCGTAATGATACCCTCCGAAAACGAATTCACCTCAGCATTAGTATTCCTCAAGACTTCAGACCTGTCTCTTCCATCATTGATGTGGATATTCTGCCTGAAACTCACCGGAGAGTCCGATTATACAAGCATGGATGTGAAAAACCCTTGGGATTCTACATTCGAGATGGCACAAGTGTGAGGGTGACTGCTCATGGACTAGAAAAAGTTCCAGGTATCTTCATCTCGCGGCTCGTGCCTGGAGGCTTAGCTGAAAGTACGGGCCTCCTTGCTGTTAATGATGAGGTCCTGGAGGTGAATGGGATTGAAGTGATGGGTAAGACACTTGATCAAGCTACAGACATGATGATTGCCAACAGTCACAACCTTATCATTACAGTGAAGCCAGTGAACCAGAGGAACAATGTTAACCGCAGCAGCCGTATGTCTGGTAGCTCTGGCCATTCCAATGACAGTACAGCCAGCCATCATAGCCTACCCTCGGCCCATGTGGTGCAGAACTATAATCCTGAagatgacagtgatgaggaggCTGACATTATTATTGAGGGCTGTAGTGAACCACAGAGCATTCCAGTTAAACTGCCATCTTCATCCTTCACCAGTTCACGAATGAATGCTGGTAATCTGAGTCAGAGACTGCAAAAGGAGCTGACATTCAATGGATCCATtagaaaaaataatggaaatatactTAAAACATTGAGCGCAATCAAAGCTGAGGCAAGGCATAGCCTAGCTCTCAGTAGAGGAGGCATTGAAGAAGATggaacagtgattacactttgaAATGTTTGGTTTGGATTGATGTAAGGTGCCAATGGAGAACAATGAACTTTGAAATTAAAAAAGTAAAAATGAACATATCTAAGATATTTTTGGGAACATTTCCCTTGTTTACTGGAACTCAGTATCTTACAGGATGTTCTTTCAATTGCCTTTAATATTAAGGCTAATACTATTACTCAAATATGGTAGTAAACAGATGTGGACTTTAAAcccataaaataattttaaatgatAGTAAAGTCTTTAATAATCTATGTCAAAAAGCACAATACCAAATTATTTTTAAGCAAAATCATGAAGATATCCTGTGAGCAAAAATGATTGCATTGTATAGAACCACTTGCTAGATGTATTTGTTGCAATAATTATGGAAGACCAATTTAATTATCTTAGATTCTCCAAACATTACCCTGGTCCTAGGCATTACAGCTGTTTATCTATGCATAACCAATGAATTCTAGATtatgtttaaaattatttttcttagaTAATGTAATGCTAAAGGCTAACAATTGGAATTAGTTGCTGTAGTTTAGAATTTTCCAGCATAACAATGCCCAATCCAATATACACCTCCAGTGttttatgtttgtatgttttaatGTTGAATATGTTTGGGATTTTTCACTCTGTACAATATGTCTTTACAAAAACCCTTTGGACCTGAAAATAATATTGCCTTATCAGTGAATTAGAGACTGAGGCATTTGGTAGGTTGCATTGGTAACCTAAGAGTGATGTACATAGTGGTGGTAATGCAAtcaaatcatagaaatttacggcatggagggaggccattcagcccattgtgtccacgctGGCCGACAAGTAGCATCCAGCCTAATCCCGCTGTCTAGTTCTTGGTCCGTACCCTTGTAAGTTACAGCAAGGTTATGGCAATTCAACTGCATattcaagtactttttaaaatgttatgtggctttctgtctctaccacccttaaGACGGTGAGTTTaagatccccaccaccctcttggtgaaaaCATTTCCCTTTGAATTCCCTCTAAAACTCCTACTTAGCATCAATCTAGGCCCCCTGGATATGAACCCCCTCAACCAAGGGAGAATAGGGCCTTCCTATCAACTCTGTCTAGGCTCCTCCTCATTTTATAAAAATCAATTCGGTCTTctttcagcctcctctgttccaaagaaaacaacctgaGCCTATCCATTTGTTCCCCacaactaaaattctccagtccgaGAGATATTATGTCAgagccaatggtaaaggctgaattGTTCAAATCTCAGCAGGAAACTTGGAACAACTGTCAGAATCTAttgttgcaatttgtatgtttcgagatgcaggctttgaatttagtagtaataagaccactgagtttcaacaagtgtttttttaatataaaactaaattaaacatttgttaatacaataaaaattataagctcacacatgtctacaaaattactactataataactacaaaaatccccaatTTAATCTGACTTTCAGTTACACCACTGTTAAGGCGACtgtaaaactcatagatttaaaaaCCTCTGGCAGAGCACACCCTGCCAGGACAGCCGCATTCAAAATTAGTTTCAGCTCGGGGTcattgcagacagacttgaggcgtaacaggctggaggcttctcacatttGATGGCTCTTAAGATGCTtctcccttacacacaatctcctttcttctttatacatatacttctctttgaatgtaaagttttcattgtattactaggtttttaactttacctcttctaacgaTAACATCCTTTggttccaccaattttattaaactgaaaaaaaaacacatccttGGCGTCTtttagctaggtgtaagatttcacccgttcttttgaatgctttatttaaaaatgcaaatttcccccttgacacctgtttctaaacttcctcaTGTTTATCTAAATACcatttaaaacctacttctttctatacatcaaagcagctagctggctttaatccaattaagacacacacaaagacacagacacaaacaccactaaactctatttttaaaaatacaatttccaataatattatagacTTTAATGTCTTCATGacacagcatctatggagagaaagagagttgaaGTTTCAGGTCAAGTGacctatcaggaaaggattggaaAGTGATGGTCTGTACCTCCGCTATTTCTTCTCTTGCTTCTATTAACTGCCTATGATACATTTCACTTGGCCTGGGGTTGTATCTGTTTTCAAATCTGTTAAACTCCTTAATACTTCCCCTCTCATTATGTTAATttcatctaatatttcacactcctcattCATGATTGCAATGCCTGTAATGTCCCTCTCTTGctaaaacagatgcaaagtattcattaagaaccataccaATATCATCCGCTTCTAAAGATAGGGACACCTAATGGTCCCTAATAGACCCTATTCTTTCTTTTGTTGTCCTCTTGCTCCTATTAAAAACTTGGGATTTTACttgctaattttttttattctttctctttgctttcctaatttcctttttaattttgcCTCTACACTTCTTATACTCCTCTAAGTTTTCTGCAGCAATGAGCTCTCAGTATCTGACACAAgctttccttctttctttatcCTCTCCAAGCTCCTTTATGTAAGGGGGATCTGGATTTGTTAGTCCCGCTTTCCTCCTTTGAGAATACACAGGCTctcaaccctcactatctcctcTTTGAATGCCTCCCGCTTATCTGGCACTGATTTGCCTTCATGTAGTTGTTTCTAGTCTACTTTAGCTAACCCAATTCAGTACTTTCATCCCTGGTCTTCCGTAGTCCTTCAacaatgctaaatctaactgaattatgatccaCTGTGCTTCCCAACTGATACCCCTTCCATCTACCTGTCTTCATTCCCTCAGACTGAGTCTAGAATCTTCCCCTCTGTTGTTGTACTTGCTACATACTGTCCAACAAAGGTTCTCCTGCATGCATTTTAAATGTTCTGCTCTGTTTCACGCTAATCCTATCCCAGTTAATAGGGTAGTTGAAATCttccactattactaccctactGGTTTTGCAGTTCtcagagatttgcctacatatttgttgtTCCACCTCCCTCCCATAGTGTGATTGCCCCTTATTTTTTGTCAGTTCAACCCAATACCCTCATTTTATGATCCTTCTACCATAATCCTCGTCACAGCTATAATTATTTCCTGAATTAATATTGCAACTTCCCTCCCCGCTTTTTTTAATTTCCCCCCCTCAACCATCTTCTCTGAAAACTTTGATCCCAGAAATGTTGAGCTACCATTCCTGCCTCCCTTTCAACTATGCCTCAGTAATAGCTATAATATCATACTCCTACATATCAATCTGTTCTCTCAGATCATCTGCTTTGTTCCCTGGATTTTTTGCATTGAAGTATATACCATTTAACATTGCCAGTCTCCCTCCTTGTCTATTTTCTAACTTTTGTTGACT is part of the Carcharodon carcharias isolate sCarCar2 chromosome 3, sCarCar2.pri, whole genome shotgun sequence genome and harbors:
- the LOC121276267 gene encoding partitioning defective 6 homolog gamma-like encodes the protein MNRSYSKSSTLRCLDRVAVEVKSKFGAEFRRFSLSRYKPGKFDEFYSLILHMHNISNMDILIGYADVHGDLLPINNDDNFCKAISMANPLLRIFVQRKEEVDYNLFGTDSLTRKKKPLGGLRNDTLRKRIHLSISIPQDFRPVSSIIDVDILPETHRRVRLYKHGCEKPLGFYIRDGTSVRVTAHGLEKVPGIFISRLVPGGLAESTGLLAVNDEVLEVNGIEVMGKTLDQATDMMIANSHNLIITVKPVNQRNNVNRSSRMSGSSGHSNDSTASHHSLPSAHVVQNYNPEDDSDEEADIIIEGCSEPQSIPVKLPSSSFTSSRMNAGNLSQRLQKELTFNGSIRKNNGNILKTLSAIKAEARHSLALSRGGIEEDGTVITL